A stretch of Mytilus edulis chromosome 11, xbMytEdul2.2, whole genome shotgun sequence DNA encodes these proteins:
- the LOC139495159 gene encoding uncharacterized protein, protein MEDENDQATFNCRKCGDEMKSLKEAIWHVQFNHTTYNHCPYFCTICHFKCNSLNRLENHVTKYKLHAKLAADVQDSQDNTFLKKNTAPYNVTWGNQGTEDLAINYPGIVIDVQEEVVEIITNTETPIKTTDAETQTDTKCNMEDFEKQLKDQRKEVLKLREEATFWKAKVLAMKRQPEEDITKPSPQKKRRLGKENRKIKSVVFFPYKSPVDKLYK, encoded by the coding sequence ATGGAAGATGAGAATGACCAAGCCACCTTTAACTGTAGGAAATGTGGAGATGAGATGAAATCATTAAAAGAAGCCATCTGGCATGTTCAATTTAATCACACAACATATAACCACTGTCcttatttttgtaccatatgtCATTTCAAATGTAACAGTTTAAACCGTTTGGAGAACCATGTTACAAAATATAAACTACATGCAAAATTAGCAGCTGATGTTCAAGATAGTCAAGACAATACATTTCTTAAGAAGAACACTGCTCCTTATAATGTTACATGGGGTAATCAGGGTACAGAAGATCTTGCCATCAACTATCCCGGGATCGTCATTGATGTGCAAGAAGAAGTGGTTGAAATTATTACAAACACAGAAACACCAATTAAAACCACAGATGCAGAGACTCAAACTGATACAAAATGTAACATGGAAGATTTTGAGAAACAACTAAAGGATCAAAGAAAAGAAGTATTGAAACTTAGAGAGGAAGCAACATTTTGGAAGGCCAAGGTCCTTGCCATGAAGAGACAACCAGAAGAGGACATAACCAAACCATCGCCACAGAAGAAGAGAAGACTGGGAAAAGAAAATAGGAAGATAAAAAGTGTGGTGTTCTTTCCGTACAAGTCACCTGTTGATAAACtgtataaataa